The following are from one region of the Sorghum bicolor cultivar BTx623 chromosome 2, Sorghum_bicolor_NCBIv3, whole genome shotgun sequence genome:
- the LOC8055587 gene encoding hepatoma-derived growth factor-related protein 2, whose protein sequence is MTTAWWWFVAMNAVVVAIAVLSTSCARPRRHRSSGVTRRASSASAVLQSLLSFSLFSFPSACLSSYLQPDIAAATTDQETEAEELVAWSPPPPIKPSPSPRALQLTPPPPPAPAADDEEEEEEDPNAMSMDEAYALVLASQQRPEREREEEARRSEVDAKAEEFIRRFKDQLRQQRLDSISNYTHMLKQRAPAGGGQMFSGQIAAD, encoded by the coding sequence ATGACGACGGCGTGGTGGTGGTTCGTCGCCATGAACGCGGTCGTCGTGGCTATCGCCgtgctgtccacctcctgcgcaCGGCCACGACGCCACCGCTCCTCCGGGGTCACGCGGAGAGCCTCCTCGGCGTCGGCCGTGCTGCAGAGCCTCCTCTCAttctccctcttctccttcCCGTCGGCATGCCTGTCGTCGTACCTCCAGCCCGACATCGCCGCCGCAACCACTGACCAAGAAACAGAAGCAGAGGAGCTGGTGGCGtggtcaccaccaccacccatcAAGCCGTCACCGTCACCGCGCGCGCTCCAGCtcacaccgccgccgccgcccgcgccgGCTGCAGAtgacgaggaggaagaggaggaggacccGAACGCGATGAGCATGGACGAGGCGTACGCGCTGGTCCTGGCGTCGCAGCAGCGGCCGGAGCGGGAGAGGGAGGAAGAGGCCAGGAGGTCGGAGGTGGACGCCAAGGCGGAGGAGTTCATCCGCAGGTTCAAGGACCAACTGCGGCAGCAGCGGCTCGACTCCATCTCCAACTACACGCACATGCTCAAACAGCGTGcgcccgccggcggcggccagaTGTTCTCCGGGCAGATCGCTGCTGATTAG